One Anopheles marshallii chromosome 3, idAnoMarsDA_429_01, whole genome shotgun sequence genomic region harbors:
- the LOC128711538 gene encoding fumarylacetoacetase, producing the protein MSFVAVPQGSDFPIENLPYGVFSTAANPTARVGVAIGEKILDLSSVVSFYPENVRNALQATVLNDLMSLGCDAWAEVRRITKELLLDGSPLHTDAALQARALVAQSDAKMHLPANIGDYTDFYSSIHHATNVGVMFRGKENALMPNWKHLPVGYHGRASSVVVSGTPIRRPYGQTLPVDGADPAFGPCRLFDFELEMAFFVGGPPTELGERVAVRDASKRVFGFVLMNDWSARDIQKWEYVPLGPFTAKNLGTSISPWIVPVAALEPFLVDNFPQDPKPFPYLQHEQNFNFDIKLEVDIKPKATGVATTVCRSNYRNLYWTALQQIAHHTVTGCNLKPGDLMASGTISGDASDSFGSMLELSWKGTKPVPLSGGESRKFLQDNDAVVIRGYCSTDGLRIGFGSCEGVVLPATPFE; encoded by the exons ATGTCGTTTGTTGCTGTGCCACAGGGAAGCGATTTCCCGATCGAAAATCTTCCGTACGGTGTGTTTAGTACCGCTGCTAAC CCTACTGCTCGTGTTGGTGTAGCAATCGGTGAGAAGATCCTTGATCTATCGTCAGTTGTGAGCTTTTATCCGGAGAATGTGCGA AACGCATTGCAAGCGACCGTGCTGAATGATTTGATGTCTTTGGGCTGTGATGCGTGGGCGGAGGTGCGACGCATCACTAAGGAGCTCTTGCTCGATGGTTCTCCACTGCACACGGATGCGGCACTCCAGGCACGTGCGCTGGTGGCACAGTCCGATGCGAAAATGCACCTACCGGCAAACATCGGAGACTATACCGACTTTTACTCGTCGATCCATCATGCCACCAACGTTGGCGTCATGTTCCGCGGCAAGGAGAACGCTCTCATGCCCAACTGGAAGCATCTGCCGGTGGGCTATCATGGACGGGCCAGCTCGGTGGTCGTCTCCGGCACTCCGATTCGACGCCCTTACGGTCAAACACTTCCGGTTGATGGTGCCGATCCGGCTTTCGGACCGTGCCGATTGTTTGATTTCGAGCTGGAAATGGCATTCTTCGTCGGAGGACCACCTACCGAACTGGGTGAACGGGTTGCGGTCCGTGACGCATCCAAGCGGGTGTTTGGATTCGTGCTGATGAACGATTGGAGCGCACGGGATATTCAGAAATGGGAGTACGTACCGTTGGGACCTTTTACGGCCAAAAACCTTGGCACCAGCATCTCGCCGTGGATCGTCCCGGTGGCTGCACTGGAACCGTTCCTGGTGGACAACTTCCCACAAGACCCGAAACCCTTCCCTTACCTGCAGCACGAGCAGAACTTTAACTTCGATATCAAGCTGGAGGTCGACATTAAGC CGAAAGCAACCGGCGTAGCAACGACGGTCTGCCGTTCGAACTACCGAAACCTGTACTGGACGGCACTGCAGCAGATCGCACATCACACTGTCACCGGGTGTAATCTGAAGCCCGGTGACCTGATGGCATCCGGTACGATCAGTGGCGATGCGTCCGATTCGTTCGGCTCGATGCTGGAGCTAAGCTGGAAGGGTACGAAACCGGTTCCGCTGAGCGGTGGTGAATCGCGCAAGTTTCTACAGGACAACGACGCGGTCGTCATCCGCGGGTACTGCAGTACGGACGGGCTGAGAATTGGCTTCGGGTCCTGTGAGGGTGTCGTGCTTCCGGCAACACCGTTCGAGTAA